In the genome of Fulvivirga maritima, one region contains:
- a CDS encoding DUF4199 domain-containing protein, producing MKKHTLENTSFYYGLLTAAGLIAFFFLMRLTGWIHMYELRALNYVFVFSGIFMAIKSFKQHNRNSFAYFNGLGVGVATSAIALFIFSAFVVIYLLIDVNFMNQLKQFEYFGPYLNPFISGVVILFEGTFSGILTSFILMQYYKYSHLKEMERPIP from the coding sequence ATGAAAAAGCATACTCTCGAAAACACCAGTTTTTATTATGGACTGCTTACAGCGGCAGGTCTGATCGCGTTCTTCTTTTTAATGCGCCTTACCGGGTGGATACACATGTATGAGCTCAGAGCTCTCAATTACGTGTTTGTCTTCTCTGGAATATTTATGGCTATAAAAAGCTTCAAACAACATAACCGGAATTCCTTTGCATATTTTAACGGATTAGGAGTAGGCGTGGCCACTTCTGCCATCGCATTATTTATCTTTTCAGCATTTGTAGTTATTTACTTGCTTATTGATGTCAATTTTATGAATCAGCTAAAGCAGTTTGAATATTTTGGGCCTTATTTAAACCCATTCATATCTGGAGTGGTAATATTATTTGAAGGAACATTTTCCGGAATACTCACCTCATTTATCTTAATGCAGTATTATAAATACAGCCACCTAAAAGAAATGGAGAGACCAATACCTTAA
- a CDS encoding adenylate/guanylate cyclase domain-containing protein, translating into MNKLISNNTKIKLRTVLFITLSWIALSVLIVYYNHLLKLSQEAFEFNDYDLENALFTNVFAVTIGGLVGGFAITFFLKDRLRKLPLGLVIIINLLSFVIIISLVSMAAFLFYYWVFIGESYFDGDLWFNITEFVSSYAFALNVISWSTISTITMIILQINDKYGRGVFFETLLGKYHSPINEERIFMFLDLKSSTSIAEKLGHKRYFKLLNRFFEDVTKAIIEREGEIYQYVGDEVVITWKLEYGVDKANCVRCFFDIEDIIQRKAHKYMAKYGVTPTFKAGLHCGEVTTGEVGTFKKDIIFTGDVLNTTSRIESKCNEFDKRLLISGELVSLLPLNEDYDMEELGDIDLRGKRKPVKVYSISRRFVDENKEFITDD; encoded by the coding sequence GTGAACAAACTAATTTCTAACAACACGAAAATTAAGCTACGAACAGTGCTGTTCATAACACTAAGTTGGATAGCACTAAGTGTATTAATTGTTTACTATAACCATCTTCTTAAGCTGTCACAAGAGGCTTTTGAATTTAATGACTATGACTTAGAAAACGCACTTTTCACTAATGTTTTCGCTGTAACCATTGGAGGACTTGTAGGAGGGTTTGCTATAACTTTCTTTTTGAAAGACCGCCTTAGAAAGCTGCCTTTAGGCCTGGTAATCATTATTAACCTGCTATCATTCGTAATCATAATTTCATTAGTAAGCATGGCGGCATTCCTTTTTTACTATTGGGTTTTTATTGGCGAATCTTACTTCGATGGTGATTTATGGTTCAATATAACAGAGTTTGTGAGTAGCTATGCCTTTGCTTTGAACGTTATCTCCTGGAGTACCATTTCTACCATAACCATGATCATTCTACAGATCAATGACAAATATGGTAGAGGCGTTTTCTTTGAAACACTTTTAGGAAAATACCATTCTCCAATTAACGAGGAAAGGATATTCATGTTTCTCGACCTAAAATCATCTACTTCCATTGCCGAAAAGCTAGGTCATAAACGCTATTTTAAATTGCTCAATCGTTTTTTTGAAGATGTTACCAAGGCTATAATTGAGCGGGAAGGAGAAATTTATCAGTATGTAGGTGATGAGGTGGTTATCACCTGGAAACTGGAGTATGGAGTGGATAAAGCGAATTGTGTACGATGTTTTTTTGACATTGAAGATATTATTCAGCGTAAGGCTCATAAATACATGGCTAAATATGGTGTTACCCCAACTTTCAAAGCCGGACTGCATTGTGGTGAAGTAACTACAGGAGAAGTAGGTACTTTTAAGAAAGACATCATTTTTACTGGTGATGTGCTTAATACGACTTCACGTATAGAATCTAAATGCAATGAGTTTGATAAAAGACTGCTGATATCAGGAGAGCTTGTCTCATTATTGCCTTTAAATGAAGATTATGATATGGAAGAACTAGGAGACATAGACCTGCGAGGTAAGCGTAAACCTGTAAAAGTTTACAGCATATCTCGCAGGTTTGTAGATGAAAATAAAGAGTTTATAACAGATGATTAA
- the fabF gene encoding beta-ketoacyl-ACP synthase II: MTKRVVITGLGALTPIGNNVSEFWDGLLAGTSGAGPITKFDTELFKTKFACELKGVNLEDHFDRKEIRKNDPFTLYALMASKEAMEDSKIELDKTDIDRFGVIWASGNGGITTFENEVLEYAESTRGPRFSPFFIPKILVDTPSGAIALKYGLRGVNYCTVSACASSTSAIMDALNYIRLGKTDIMLAGGSEAAITRAGIGGFGAMKALSTNNENAQQASRPFDVNRDGFVMGEGAGALILEEYEHAKARGAHIYAELVGAGMSNDAYHATATHPEGEGAQLAIQMALDEAGITMNDVDYVNLHATSTPVGDASELRAIFNISKGNTSHLHVSATKSMTGHLLGAAGAVEAIAAVKAIEKGVVPPTINTQEVDPDLPEGIDLTLGQKVEKDINYAISNTFGFGGHNAIALFKKYKD; encoded by the coding sequence ATGACTAAAAGAGTAGTGATAACAGGATTAGGGGCATTAACTCCTATTGGGAATAATGTCTCTGAATTTTGGGATGGCCTGCTGGCTGGTACTAGCGGTGCCGGACCTATCACCAAATTTGACACAGAGCTTTTTAAAACCAAATTTGCCTGTGAGTTAAAGGGTGTTAACCTTGAAGATCATTTTGATAGGAAGGAAATTCGTAAAAATGATCCGTTTACGCTTTATGCCCTTATGGCTTCTAAAGAAGCTATGGAAGATTCTAAAATAGAGCTTGATAAAACAGATATAGATCGTTTTGGAGTAATTTGGGCTTCTGGTAATGGAGGTATTACCACTTTTGAAAACGAAGTATTAGAATATGCTGAATCTACAAGAGGCCCTAGATTTTCTCCCTTTTTCATTCCTAAAATTCTAGTAGATACACCTTCTGGTGCTATTGCCTTAAAATATGGATTAAGAGGTGTGAATTATTGTACCGTTTCAGCCTGTGCTTCATCCACTAGTGCTATAATGGATGCTTTAAATTATATCAGACTTGGTAAAACAGATATTATGCTTGCAGGAGGTTCAGAGGCCGCTATTACGCGAGCAGGAATCGGAGGTTTTGGTGCTATGAAAGCCTTGTCTACCAATAATGAAAATGCTCAGCAAGCCAGTAGGCCGTTTGATGTGAACCGAGATGGCTTTGTTATGGGTGAAGGTGCAGGAGCTTTAATTCTTGAAGAATATGAGCACGCAAAAGCTCGTGGGGCCCATATTTATGCGGAGCTCGTAGGTGCTGGTATGTCTAATGATGCCTATCATGCTACTGCTACACACCCCGAAGGTGAAGGAGCACAGCTGGCCATTCAAATGGCACTTGATGAAGCGGGTATAACTATGAATGATGTTGATTATGTAAACCTGCATGCTACGAGTACTCCAGTAGGAGATGCGTCTGAACTGAGAGCCATTTTTAACATTTCTAAAGGCAATACAAGTCATTTACATGTAAGTGCTACCAAGTCTATGACTGGACACCTCCTGGGAGCTGCAGGAGCCGTAGAAGCTATTGCTGCAGTAAAGGCTATAGAAAAGGGCGTGGTACCTCCTACTATTAATACCCAAGAGGTTGATCCTGATTTGCCTGAGGGAATAGACCTTACTTTAGGTCAGAAAGTTGAAAAGGATATAAACTATGCTATAAGCAATACTTTTGGCTTTGGTGGCCATAATGCTATTGCTTTGTTTAAGAAATATAAGGATTAA
- a CDS encoding TetR/AcrR family transcriptional regulator, with protein MNTRDKIIILAREQILKMGYKGFSFNDISAPLNVKNAAIHYYFPTKEDLGLEVLNHEIERFQTWFTNIEDLSCWQKLEAFFEIYDVRLIEDQMCMIGSLCSSYFSVTESIQNQLKEIMQAIQNWLINLLKEGVDEESFSFVGEPEDKARVILCSLAAGVQFSRALGEDHFTLLKHQLRLELNIHTND; from the coding sequence GTGAATACTAGAGATAAAATAATTATTCTTGCCAGAGAGCAAATACTTAAAATGGGGTATAAAGGATTTAGTTTTAATGATATATCCGCACCCTTAAATGTTAAAAACGCAGCCATTCATTATTATTTCCCTACTAAGGAAGACCTTGGGCTGGAGGTGCTTAACCATGAAATAGAGCGATTTCAAACCTGGTTTACCAATATCGAGGATTTAAGTTGTTGGCAAAAGCTGGAGGCATTCTTCGAAATATATGATGTCAGGCTCATAGAAGACCAAATGTGCATGATAGGAAGCTTATGTTCATCATACTTTTCTGTAACTGAAAGCATTCAGAACCAGCTTAAGGAAATAATGCAGGCCATACAAAACTGGCTCATAAATCTGTTGAAAGAAGGTGTTGATGAAGAGTCGTTTAGCTTTGTAGGAGAGCCTGAAGATAAAGCCCGGGTAATTTTGTGTAGTCTTGCCGCCGGAGTTCAGTTTTCTCGTGCTTTGGGAGAAGACCACTTTACCCTTTTAAAACATCAATTAAGATTAGAACTAAATATACATACTAATGACTAA
- a CDS encoding MFS transporter, whose protein sequence is MPKKDPYASLRFKEFRYFLVIRFALIFAWGMQFVVIEWEIYSMTKDPLSLGFIGLAEVIPAVSLALFAGHFVDKLEKRSLLQKCILGFLFISTGLFLLTWPLFNSHLSVDLTLILVYAMVFVGGIVRAFLGPTVFSLFSLIIPKKHYPNGSVWSSGAWQMGAVLGPAIGGLTIGWIGVHWSLLVIVGFALVAFVFLLFIESKPIMNTAQDEGVLKSLKEGIQYVYNTKEILGAISLDMIAVLFGGAIALLPVFAQDILHVGSTGFGFLRAAPAVGSFLTIMIVTYFPLNKHAGLKLLAAVFGFGACIIVFGISQWFLVSLIALFFSGVTDGISVVIRQTILQLKTPDHMRGRVASVNGMFVGSSNELGAFESGITAKLMGTVTAVVFGGTMTCFVVLLTGLFSPKMRKLDFSKDLEDNDLS, encoded by the coding sequence ATGCCTAAGAAAGACCCTTATGCATCCCTAAGGTTTAAAGAGTTTAGATACTTTTTGGTAATAAGGTTTGCCTTAATATTTGCCTGGGGGATGCAGTTTGTAGTTATAGAGTGGGAAATCTATAGTATGACCAAAGATCCTTTATCATTAGGATTTATAGGTTTAGCTGAAGTGATTCCCGCAGTATCATTAGCCCTGTTCGCGGGGCATTTTGTTGATAAATTAGAGAAGAGATCCCTGTTGCAAAAATGCATTCTGGGATTTTTATTCATTAGCACTGGCTTGTTTTTGTTAACATGGCCGTTATTTAACAGTCACCTTTCGGTTGATCTTACACTAATTCTGGTATATGCCATGGTATTTGTAGGAGGCATAGTAAGAGCCTTTTTAGGACCAACCGTCTTTTCTCTATTTTCCCTTATTATTCCTAAAAAGCATTACCCAAATGGTTCCGTCTGGAGCAGTGGTGCCTGGCAAATGGGCGCGGTTTTAGGACCGGCTATCGGTGGGTTAACCATCGGTTGGATCGGTGTGCACTGGTCATTATTGGTAATAGTAGGTTTTGCGCTAGTTGCGTTTGTCTTTTTGCTTTTTATAGAAAGCAAGCCTATTATGAATACCGCTCAAGATGAAGGTGTATTGAAAAGTTTAAAAGAAGGAATTCAATATGTTTATAATACTAAAGAAATACTAGGCGCTATTTCTCTTGATATGATAGCCGTATTATTTGGTGGTGCTATAGCGTTATTGCCTGTCTTTGCTCAGGATATTCTGCATGTTGGCTCAACTGGTTTTGGCTTTTTAAGAGCTGCACCGGCTGTCGGTTCTTTCCTTACTATTATGATTGTTACCTACTTTCCGCTAAACAAGCATGCAGGGCTAAAGCTTTTGGCAGCTGTATTTGGCTTTGGTGCTTGTATAATTGTTTTTGGTATATCACAATGGTTTCTGGTTTCATTGATAGCTTTGTTTTTTAGTGGTGTTACCGATGGCATTAGCGTTGTCATACGCCAAACCATATTGCAATTAAAGACTCCTGACCATATGAGGGGCAGAGTAGCCTCAGTAAATGGTATGTTTGTAGGCTCATCAAATGAGCTTGGTGCCTTTGAAAGTGGAATTACTGCTAAGCTTATGGGTACGGTAACGGCCGTTGTTTTCGGCGGAACTATGACTTGTTTTGTAGTACTACTTACCGGTTTATTTTCACCAAAAATGCGCAAGCTAGACTTTAGTAAAGATTTAGAGGATAACGACTTATCTTAA
- a CDS encoding S9 family peptidase: MFVGCNKIEKENTMNRPIPPKAEKIRKELEAHGEIRVDDYYWLNERENQKVIDYLEAENAYTDTIMKHTEPLQEKLYDEIVGRIKQTDESVPYKSNGYWYYTRYEEGQEYPIFCRKQDSLDNDEEVMLNVNIMAEGHEYYQVGGLNVSLDNRLVAYGVDSVGRRQYTIHVKNLETGVVMETAITNTTGGSTWANDNKTLFYTKKDPATLRSNQIFKHKLASNTADELIFEENDDTFYTGIYKTKSDKYLIIWSGSTLTNDYRILNADTPDGEFKEFIPRERGLEYMIEHFEDKFYIVTNWEATNFRLMETPEDSTAKSNWKEVIAHREDVYLEGIEVFQKYLVVEERGNGLTQLRVINQDTKDEHYLDFGEEAYTAYIGTNPEFDTEVLRYGYTSLTTPNSVYDYNMATKEKTLMKQQEVVGGYNPDEYETKRLFATARDGVKVPISLVYKKSLKKESGNPTLLYGYGSYGATIDPSFSSVRLSLIDRGFVYAIAHIRGGQMMGRQWYEDGKMFKKKNTFNDFIDCAEYLVDQQYTQKDELYAMGGSAGGLLMGAIVNQRPDLWKGVVAAVPFVDVMTTMLDESIPLTTGEYDEWGNPNNKDSYDYMLSYSPYDNVKPQKYPNMLITTGLHDSQVQYWEPAKWVAKLREVKADDNIILLETNMDAGHGGASGRFQRYKETALEYAFILDLADIKE; the protein is encoded by the coding sequence ATGTTTGTGGGGTGTAACAAAATTGAAAAGGAAAATACGATGAATAGACCCATACCACCTAAAGCGGAAAAGATAAGGAAGGAGTTGGAAGCTCATGGCGAAATAAGAGTGGATGATTATTATTGGCTCAATGAACGTGAAAATCAGAAAGTGATTGATTATCTGGAAGCAGAGAATGCTTATACTGATACTATAATGAAGCATACTGAGCCTCTTCAAGAAAAGTTATATGATGAAATAGTAGGCAGAATAAAGCAAACTGATGAATCAGTGCCTTATAAAAGTAACGGCTATTGGTATTACACCAGATATGAAGAAGGTCAGGAATACCCTATTTTCTGTAGAAAGCAGGATTCTCTTGACAATGATGAGGAGGTAATGCTCAACGTAAATATAATGGCTGAAGGCCATGAATACTATCAGGTAGGAGGTCTTAACGTTAGCTTAGACAATCGTTTAGTGGCTTACGGTGTAGATTCTGTCGGAAGAAGGCAATACACAATTCATGTAAAGAATTTGGAAACAGGTGTAGTTATGGAGACCGCTATTACCAACACTACCGGTGGTAGTACCTGGGCTAATGATAATAAGACCTTATTTTACACTAAAAAGGATCCTGCTACCCTTCGTTCAAACCAAATATTTAAACATAAGCTTGCTTCTAATACTGCCGATGAGCTGATTTTTGAAGAAAATGATGACACCTTTTATACAGGTATATATAAAACCAAGTCGGATAAGTATTTAATCATTTGGTCTGGAAGTACGCTTACTAATGATTACCGCATTCTTAATGCTGATACTCCTGATGGAGAATTTAAGGAGTTTATTCCCAGAGAAAGAGGGCTTGAATACATGATTGAGCATTTTGAGGACAAATTCTATATTGTTACTAACTGGGAAGCTACTAACTTCAGATTGATGGAAACGCCGGAAGATTCAACGGCAAAATCTAACTGGAAAGAAGTAATTGCCCACCGAGAAGATGTTTACCTGGAAGGGATTGAGGTATTTCAAAAATATCTGGTTGTAGAAGAAAGAGGTAATGGCCTCACTCAACTCAGAGTAATCAATCAGGATACCAAAGATGAGCATTATCTTGACTTCGGCGAAGAGGCGTATACTGCCTACATAGGTACTAATCCAGAGTTTGATACTGAGGTGCTGAGGTATGGTTATACTTCGCTTACTACGCCTAATTCTGTCTATGACTATAACATGGCTACCAAAGAAAAAACGCTGATGAAGCAGCAGGAAGTTGTGGGTGGTTATAATCCTGATGAGTACGAAACTAAACGACTTTTTGCTACTGCTCGTGATGGCGTGAAGGTGCCTATTTCTTTGGTTTACAAGAAATCATTAAAGAAAGAATCAGGAAACCCTACTCTGCTTTACGGTTACGGTTCCTACGGTGCTACTATAGATCCTTCTTTTAGTTCTGTTCGATTAAGCCTTATTGATAGAGGTTTTGTGTATGCTATTGCTCATATAAGAGGAGGCCAAATGATGGGGCGTCAGTGGTATGAAGATGGCAAAATGTTTAAAAAGAAGAATACTTTTAATGATTTTATAGATTGTGCAGAGTATTTGGTTGATCAGCAGTATACACAGAAGGATGAGCTATACGCTATGGGCGGAAGTGCCGGAGGTCTGCTAATGGGAGCTATTGTAAATCAAAGGCCTGACTTATGGAAAGGTGTGGTAGCAGCAGTTCCTTTTGTAGATGTAATGACCACTATGCTTGACGAAAGTATTCCTCTTACTACAGGTGAATATGATGAGTGGGGAAATCCTAACAATAAGGATTCTTATGATTATATGCTTTCTTATTCGCCATATGATAATGTAAAGCCTCAGAAATACCCTAATATGCTTATAACTACCGGCCTTCATGATTCTCAGGTACAATACTGGGAGCCGGCTAAGTGGGTAGCTAAGCTTAGAGAAGTAAAAGCAGATGATAATATTATTCTTCTTGAAACTAATATGGACGCCGGACATGGCGGCGCTTCCGGTAGATTTCAGCGCTATAAAGAGACTGCTTTAGAATATGCTTTTATTCTGGACTTAGCTGATATAAAAGAATAG
- a CDS encoding response regulator, translating into MKNVIKIMLVDDHEIVRKGIKMLLDSYSEFEVTSDVGAGKEAIGALTSFKPDLLIMDNNLLNSDGIALVKSAKEIYADLPIMVLTAQKDEKSITKYIDAGVDGYLLKYCGVDELIKAIGTVAAGQKYISGEVSDILVSNYLSAKKAQQMAPELQVERRIDYGLTKRERQILKLIYSGISNKEIAEQLDKSIRTIETHRFNIMKKLEVSNVSELFHTIENEPSLKLELTKY; encoded by the coding sequence ATGAAGAATGTGATAAAAATAATGTTGGTAGACGATCATGAGATCGTGAGAAAAGGCATAAAAATGCTATTAGATAGTTATTCTGAATTTGAAGTGACTTCAGATGTAGGAGCAGGAAAAGAGGCTATAGGCGCTCTTACAAGCTTTAAGCCAGATCTTCTGATCATGGATAATAACTTGCTTAATTCAGATGGTATTGCCTTGGTAAAGAGTGCTAAAGAAATTTATGCTGACCTGCCAATTATGGTACTTACTGCTCAGAAAGATGAAAAGAGTATAACCAAGTATATTGATGCTGGTGTTGATGGCTATTTGCTCAAATATTGTGGTGTAGATGAGTTAATTAAAGCTATTGGCACAGTAGCAGCTGGTCAGAAGTATATAAGTGGAGAGGTGTCTGATATCTTAGTAAGTAACTACCTTTCTGCCAAAAAGGCTCAGCAAATGGCTCCTGAACTACAGGTAGAAAGAAGAATAGATTATGGGCTAACCAAAAGAGAGCGTCAAATTTTAAAACTTATTTACTCTGGTATTTCTAATAAAGAAATAGCCGAACAGCTAGATAAAAGCATAAGAACTATAGAAACTCATAGGTTCAATATTATGAAGAAGTTAGAAGTAAGTAATGTCTCAGAGCTGTTTCATACTATAGAAAATGAGCCGTCATTAAAGCTGGAATTAACAAAATATTGA
- a CDS encoding alpha/beta fold hydrolase: protein MSSSPVKYLEKGNGFPVVFIHGYCEAKEMWESFIEGLPETIRVLIPDLPGFGESPLPEGDFTIDDIAELLIEWLDDLNIEECIVVGHSLGGYVALSMAKYHPDRLKGFCLFHSSAFPDDETKKETRNKTITFVEKNGVKVFAESFVPQLFYVSNRAACSADIDKTVALVSNTNSKALIQYAKAMRDRHDRTDVMREFEEPILIIAGENDGAVPAAKSKEMADISKSASLLLLEETGHKGMFEKSETTQKAIIEFVSSVSQ, encoded by the coding sequence ATGTCGTCATCACCCGTTAAGTATTTGGAGAAAGGAAATGGCTTTCCGGTAGTCTTTATACATGGATACTGTGAGGCCAAAGAGATGTGGGAGTCCTTTATAGAAGGATTGCCTGAAACCATCCGTGTACTTATTCCAGACTTACCTGGCTTTGGAGAAAGCCCTCTCCCCGAGGGTGACTTTACCATTGATGATATTGCTGAGTTGCTCATAGAGTGGCTTGATGATCTTAATATAGAAGAATGCATTGTGGTGGGGCATAGCCTTGGTGGTTATGTTGCACTTTCTATGGCTAAGTATCACCCTGATAGATTAAAGGGCTTCTGTCTTTTTCATTCCTCTGCCTTTCCTGATGATGAAACTAAAAAAGAGACACGTAATAAAACTATCACCTTTGTTGAAAAGAATGGTGTAAAGGTTTTTGCGGAGTCCTTTGTACCGCAGCTGTTCTATGTAAGCAATAGAGCGGCTTGTAGTGCCGATATTGATAAAACTGTAGCCTTAGTATCAAATACTAATTCAAAGGCGCTTATACAGTACGCAAAGGCTATGAGAGATCGTCATGATCGTACTGATGTAATGAGGGAATTTGAGGAGCCTATTCTCATTATTGCCGGCGAGAATGATGGCGCAGTTCCTGCAGCGAAGAGTAAAGAGATGGCCGACATATCTAAAAGTGCAAGCCTTTTATTGCTTGAGGAAACGGGGCATAAAGGTATGTTTGAAAAATCAGAAACAACTCAAAAAGCTATTATCGAATTTGTTAGTTCGGTATCTCAATAA
- the dxs gene encoding 1-deoxy-D-xylulose-5-phosphate synthase yields the protein MLIEPGKLLATINSPDDLKNLDQTQLVRLCDELRHFIIDNVSVYGGHFGASLGVVELTVALHYVFNTPKDQLVWDVGHQAYGHKILTGRRDTFHTNRIYKGISGFPKMKESEYDSFGVGHSSTSISAALGMAAASKYKGLEEKQHIAVIGDGAMTGGLAFEAMNHAGVSNTNLLIVLNDNCMSIDPNVGALKDYLTDITTSHTYNKVKDDVWKILGKVSKFGPNAREIISKVENSIKSFLLSQSNMFESLNLRYFGPVDGHDVNHLVSVMEDLKDIKGPKILHCVTMKGKGYAPAENGNQTTWHAPGKFDKVTGEIRKKVYETPQPPKYQDVFGHTLVELARKNKDIMGITPAMPSGSSMNIMMKEMPDRAFDVGIAEQHAVTFSAGLASQGLVPFCNIYSSFMQRAYDQVIHDVCIQDLPVNFCLDRAGFAGADGPTHHGAYDMAYMRCIPNMIIASPMNEAELRNLMYTSQKPRAGKAFTIRYPRGQGVMPNWRTPMEEVKIGTGRKIKDGEEVAILTIGHIGNYAVEACEKLAKQGLDPAHYDMRFVKPLDEDILHEVFKNYSKVITVEDGCLPGGIGSAILEFMVDNGYQAQVIRLGIPDAIVEHGEQLELHKECGFDADGIAKTVIKISEKELAR from the coding sequence ATGTTAATTGAGCCCGGAAAACTTTTAGCCACTATTAATAGCCCGGATGATTTAAAAAATTTAGATCAAACGCAGCTGGTAAGACTTTGTGATGAGTTGAGACATTTTATCATTGATAATGTTTCTGTGTATGGTGGCCATTTCGGTGCGAGCCTGGGGGTGGTAGAACTCACCGTAGCTTTGCACTATGTGTTTAACACACCTAAAGATCAATTGGTGTGGGATGTGGGGCATCAGGCTTATGGGCATAAAATTCTCACTGGCAGAAGAGATACTTTTCATACTAATAGGATCTATAAAGGAATCTCTGGTTTCCCTAAAATGAAGGAAAGTGAGTATGATTCTTTCGGAGTAGGTCACTCTTCTACTTCTATCTCTGCAGCGCTAGGTATGGCTGCAGCTTCTAAATATAAGGGCTTGGAAGAAAAGCAGCATATAGCCGTAATTGGCGATGGTGCCATGACTGGTGGCCTGGCTTTTGAAGCTATGAATCATGCCGGAGTTTCTAATACAAATTTACTGATAGTTCTTAATGACAACTGTATGTCTATAGACCCTAATGTTGGGGCTTTAAAAGACTATCTTACTGATATTACTACCTCACATACTTATAATAAAGTAAAAGATGATGTGTGGAAAATTCTTGGCAAGGTTAGCAAATTCGGGCCTAATGCCAGAGAGATTATTTCAAAGGTAGAAAACAGTATAAAATCATTTTTGCTCAGTCAGAGCAATATGTTCGAGTCATTAAATCTACGCTATTTTGGGCCTGTTGATGGCCATGATGTCAATCATCTGGTAAGCGTGATGGAAGACCTGAAAGATATTAAAGGGCCTAAAATACTCCACTGTGTTACCATGAAAGGTAAAGGGTATGCCCCTGCTGAAAACGGAAATCAGACTACCTGGCATGCACCGGGTAAATTTGATAAAGTGACCGGCGAAATAAGGAAGAAAGTATATGAAACGCCTCAGCCACCTAAATATCAGGATGTGTTTGGTCATACCTTAGTAGAGCTGGCGCGTAAGAATAAAGATATAATGGGTATTACTCCTGCCATGCCTTCAGGTTCTTCTATGAACATTATGATGAAGGAAATGCCTGACCGTGCTTTTGATGTAGGTATAGCAGAGCAACATGCTGTGACCTTCTCAGCAGGCTTGGCAAGTCAGGGATTAGTGCCATTCTGTAATATTTACAGCTCCTTTATGCAAAGAGCCTATGATCAGGTGATCCATGATGTTTGTATTCAGGATCTGCCAGTTAATTTCTGCCTTGATAGAGCGGGATTTGCCGGTGCTGATGGGCCTACACACCACGGAGCCTATGATATGGCTTATATGCGTTGTATTCCTAATATGATCATAGCTTCTCCTATGAATGAAGCTGAGCTTCGTAACCTAATGTATACTTCTCAAAAGCCAAGAGCTGGGAAAGCCTTTACCATCAGGTATCCTCGTGGACAAGGTGTTATGCCTAACTGGAGAACTCCAATGGAAGAGGTGAAGATAGGAACAGGAAGAAAGATTAAAGATGGTGAGGAAGTGGCCATATTAACTATTGGCCATATAGGAAACTATGCTGTAGAGGCTTGCGAAAAGCTCGCTAAGCAAGGTTTAGATCCTGCTCACTATGATATGCGTTTCGTTAAACCTCTTGATGAAGATATTTTACATGAGGTTTTCAAGAACTATTCTAAAGTAATAACTGTAGAAGATGGCTGCCTGCCTGGTGGTATTGGTAGTGCTATACTTGAATTTATGGTAGATAACGGCTATCAGGCTCAGGTGATCAGGTTAGGTATACCAGATGCCATTGTAGAGCACGGTGAGCAGTTAGAGCTCCATAAAGAATGTGGTTTTGATGCCGATGGTATTGCTAAGACAGTTATAAAAATTTCAGAAAAAGAACTCGCTCGCTAG